A DNA window from Bacteroides cellulosilyticus contains the following coding sequences:
- a CDS encoding SusD/RagB family nutrient-binding outer membrane lipoprotein, whose amino-acid sequence MKKYSWIFGALLVLVSCTGDFKDINTDLSGITDEDLQIDYNEHGIRLGVIQQGIYFNYDYGKGKNWPFQLTQNLNADMFSGYMHDGKPLNGGSHNSDYNLQDGWNSAMWGHTYSYIFPQIYQSENATREKHPGFFGVTKILKVEVMHRVTDYYGPIIYSRFADPNAEYMPDTQEAVYKEFFCELDTAVSTLTGYVESNPEAAEFSRFDILMNGEYTSWIRFANSLRMRLAMRIATVDREKARSEFLKAFNNEYGTLEAENEPVAVSTKKGYTNPLGELNLVWNETYMSAPMESIMNGYEDPRRTVFFATCQDESFKGQYRGIRQGTCFSHSNYMGLSKLKTTQSTDAVLMTAAEVWFLRAEAALRNWTSEDAGTCYEKGITSSLHQYGIMQTDSYLNSDKLPVDFVDTFDAENNIEAYCKVSPKWIETADRDTKLEKIITQKWLAMFPEGCEAWAEQRRTGYPRLFPVLFNHSKDGCVDTEIMIRRLNFPGGLQTENPEQYRALVKALGGDDNAGTRLWWDAGTNW is encoded by the coding sequence ATGAAAAAATATAGTTGGATATTCGGTGCTCTGTTAGTTCTGGTTTCTTGCACGGGTGACTTTAAGGATATCAATACGGATTTATCCGGAATTACGGATGAGGATTTGCAGATTGATTATAATGAACATGGTATTCGTCTGGGAGTGATTCAGCAGGGCATTTACTTCAATTATGATTATGGAAAGGGTAAGAACTGGCCTTTCCAGTTGACGCAGAACCTGAATGCAGACATGTTCAGTGGATATATGCATGATGGAAAACCATTGAATGGAGGTAGCCATAATTCGGACTATAATTTGCAAGATGGTTGGAACAGTGCAATGTGGGGACATACCTACTCGTATATTTTTCCACAGATATATCAGTCGGAGAATGCAACGCGTGAGAAACATCCGGGTTTCTTCGGAGTCACCAAGATTCTGAAAGTGGAAGTGATGCACCGCGTTACGGATTACTATGGTCCTATCATTTATTCACGGTTTGCTGATCCTAACGCAGAATATATGCCCGATACACAAGAAGCGGTTTATAAAGAGTTCTTTTGTGAATTAGATACAGCTGTGAGTACCCTTACCGGTTATGTAGAGTCAAATCCGGAAGCTGCTGAGTTTTCCCGTTTTGATATATTGATGAATGGTGAATACACTTCGTGGATAAGGTTTGCCAATTCATTGAGAATGCGGCTTGCAATGCGAATAGCTACAGTGGATAGAGAGAAAGCCCGTTCAGAGTTCCTGAAAGCTTTTAATAATGAATATGGAACGTTGGAAGCGGAAAATGAACCAGTGGCGGTATCTACAAAGAAGGGGTATACCAATCCGTTGGGAGAACTCAATCTGGTGTGGAACGAAACTTATATGAGTGCTCCGATGGAGTCTATCATGAACGGTTATGAAGATCCTCGGCGTACTGTTTTTTTTGCCACATGCCAGGATGAGTCGTTTAAAGGTCAGTACCGTGGAATCCGGCAGGGGACTTGCTTTTCTCACAGCAATTATATGGGTTTGTCGAAACTGAAGACCACTCAGTCGACGGATGCGGTTCTTATGACTGCTGCCGAGGTATGGTTTCTGCGTGCCGAAGCCGCTTTGAGAAACTGGACGAGTGAAGATGCCGGTACATGCTATGAAAAAGGAATTACTTCCTCCCTGCATCAGTATGGTATCATGCAGACTGATTCGTATTTGAACAGTGATAAATTGCCAGTTGATTTTGTAGATACATTTGATGCTGAAAATAATATAGAAGCCTATTGTAAAGTCTCACCGAAGTGGATTGAAACAGCTGACCGGGATACGAAGTTGGAGAAGATTATTACGCAGAAATGGCTGGCAATGTTTCCTGAAGGATGTGAAGCCTGGGCGGAGCAGCGCAGAACCGGATATCCGCGTCTTTTCCCTGTTCTTTTCAATCATAGTAAGGACGGCTGCGTTGATACGGAAATCATGATTCGCCGTTTAAACTTTCCCGGAGGATTACAAACGGAAAATCCGGAGCAATACCGTGCATTGGTGAAAGCTTTGGGAGGAGATGATAATGCCGGCACCCGTTTGTGGTGGGATGCCGGCACTAATTGGTAA
- a CDS encoding aminotransferase class I/II-fold pyridoxal phosphate-dependent enzyme, which produces MRNTPIERRLIDETIEAFQIADFGKATIREVKAIAAKAEAESGVEFIKMEMGVPGLPASAVGVKAEIEALQNGIASLYPDINGLPALKEEASRFIKAFINVDLKPEGCVPVTGSMQGTFASFLTCSQCDEKKDTILFIDPGFPVQKQQLVVMGQKFETFDVYDYRGDKLKEKLESYLSKGNISAIVYSNPNNPSWICLKEEELRIIGELATQYDVIVLEDLAYFAMDFRQDLSKPFEAPFQPSVAHYTDNYVLLISGSKAFSYAGQRIGVSCISDKLYHRSYPGLTKRYGGGTFGTVFIHRVLYALSSGTSHSAQYALAAMLKAASDGQYNFLNEVKIYGERAHKLKEIFLRYGFHLVYDNDLGNPVADGFYFTIGYPGMTSGELAKELMYYGVSAISLITTGSHQEGLRACTSFIQDHQYAQLEERMAIFAENHPV; this is translated from the coding sequence ATGAGAAATACTCCTATTGAACGTAGACTGATTGACGAAACCATCGAAGCATTTCAGATTGCAGACTTTGGAAAAGCAACCATACGTGAAGTAAAAGCCATTGCCGCCAAAGCAGAAGCAGAGTCGGGCGTGGAATTCATTAAAATGGAAATGGGCGTACCGGGACTTCCGGCTTCGGCTGTAGGTGTGAAAGCCGAGATAGAAGCCCTGCAAAATGGCATTGCCAGTCTTTACCCCGACATCAACGGCCTGCCTGCCTTGAAAGAAGAAGCCTCACGCTTCATCAAAGCCTTTATCAATGTAGACCTGAAACCGGAAGGTTGTGTACCTGTCACCGGCTCCATGCAGGGAACTTTCGCCTCCTTCCTCACATGCAGCCAATGCGATGAAAAGAAGGATACGATATTATTCATTGATCCGGGTTTCCCCGTACAAAAACAGCAGTTGGTAGTGATGGGACAAAAGTTTGAGACTTTCGATGTTTATGACTATCGTGGCGACAAACTGAAAGAGAAGCTGGAGAGCTACCTCTCAAAAGGCAATATCTCCGCTATCGTCTATTCAAATCCTAATAACCCCAGTTGGATTTGCCTGAAAGAAGAAGAACTGCGCATCATCGGAGAACTTGCTACGCAATACGACGTTATTGTTTTAGAAGACCTGGCCTATTTTGCCATGGATTTCCGCCAGGATTTAAGCAAACCGTTCGAAGCGCCTTTCCAACCCTCAGTAGCGCACTATACAGATAACTACGTATTACTTATTTCCGGCTCCAAAGCATTCAGTTATGCCGGACAACGCATCGGGGTAAGCTGCATTTCCGATAAACTGTATCACCGCTCCTATCCCGGCCTGACAAAACGCTACGGTGGTGGCACATTCGGTACGGTATTCATCCATCGTGTGCTCTACGCCCTTTCATCCGGTACAAGCCACTCTGCACAATATGCCCTTGCCGCCATGCTGAAAGCAGCCAGCGACGGACAATACAACTTCCTGAATGAAGTGAAAATATACGGTGAACGTGCCCACAAGCTGAAAGAGATTTTCCTGCGCTACGGTTTTCATCTGGTATATGACAATGACTTGGGTAATCCCGTAGCCGACGGTTTCTACTTTACTATCGGCTATCCGGGGATGACCAGCGGTGAACTGGCTAAGGAATTGATGTACTATGGTGTCAGCGCCATATCACTGATTACCACCGGTAGCCATCAGGAAGGTTTGCGTGCCTGTACTTCATTCATCCAGGATCATCAATATGCACAATTAGAAGAACGGATGGCAATCTTTGCAGAAAACCATCCGGTATAA